Within Paenibacillus sp. RUD330, the genomic segment AGTCAGCATCCATCCACCCATCCATTCATCCGCAGATGTCAGCTTGTCATTCATCCATAGATGCACCTATCAAGAGCGACTCCATCGGGAGGGGCTCTTTTTGATTGCCGCTTTTTTCCCGGCAGGGTGACATGCAAGCGCGCCGCGCCGGTCCAGCCTGCCGTGATGTTGAAGAAGCCGGAACTGCCTATTGGGGAATGCCGCTCAAACGCAAGGCTAGTTCCTTTCATCCGGAGCTGTCAGCCGGATAGCGCCGTCCGCCAGCTCCAGCTTGACCTTGTTGCGGTCCTTGGCACCGATGGACTCCAGGTAGGAGGCCGGAACCTGCAGCCGTCCGGCTTTGTCGAGGACGGCGTATTCGACATGCGAATCGGCTTCGTCCCGCGCGCCGGGAGCAATGCCTTGCTCCAGCTCCAGCAGCTCCTCGGCATAGGATTTGCGGCGGATCATTTCAGAGGAGGTTTTGCCGTCGCGGATCGCGACGACCCTCTCCACCTTCCGGGCGAGCAGCGGATCATGGGTGACGATGACAATCGTGATTCCCGTCGTCCGGTTCAAGTCGCGGAACAAGTCGAGAATCTGGTCCGACATCCGGGAATCGAGCGACCCCGTCGGCTCATCCGCGAGCAGCAGCCTCGGTCCGCCTGCCAGCGCGATCGCGACGGCGACCCGCTGCTGCTCGCCGCCGGACAGCTGGTGCAGCTTGCTGCCGCGCCGATGGCCGAGACCGACCGCCTCCAGCAGCTCCAGCGCGCGTTCGCGGCGCGGCTTCCCGCCGAGCAGGAGAGGCAGCTCGACATTTTCCTGAGCGGTGAGGTAGGGGATCAGGTTGCGGGCATTGTTCTGCCAGACGAAGCCGACGCTGCTGCGCTTGTAGGCGACGAGATCACGCTCGCTCATCTTGAGCATGTCGCGCCCGTTCACGACCAGCTTGCCGGCCGAGGGGCGGTCCAGTCCGCCCAGCATATTGAGCAGAGTCGACTTCCCGCTGCCGCTGTTGCCGATGATGGCCATCAGCTCGCCGGCCTCGACCTCGAGATCGAGGCCCTGCAGGGCGAATACCTCCAGCCCGGCGGCCTTATAGATTTTGACCAGCCCTTCGCAATGAATCATATCGAATCAGTCCTCCCCGAGCTTGAGCGCTTGATGGATCCGGCTTCTGGACAGCATGATCCCGAGCACGGCCAAGCCGATCAGCAGCGTCATGCCGACCATCCCGTACAGCTTGGCGAAATCGCCGGCGGCAAGGATGACCCGGAATGGCGGGACGAGAGCCGCCGGGTCGAATGCCAGCTGGAAATGGGGGACGAACAAGCGGCTCGCCGAGTAGCCTGCGGCCATGCCGATCAGGACGGCCGTTCCCGAAGTGAGCAGCTGCTCCAGGGCGAGCATGCCGATCAGCTGGCGCAGCGACAGGCCGACGGCGCGCAAAACGCCGTTTTGAAGCGTACGCCCTTTCAACGTCAGAATCCAGTACAGCATGAACCCGGCGAAGGCGACGAGAATCGAGATCAGGAATCCCAGCGTCAGGATGCCGTTGAGCGCCATGAAGAAGGGATCGTTTTTGGCTCGCGCGAGCTCATCTCTTGTATTGACGATGCTGGTCAAGTTCAGGCCGGCATGGGAAATGCCCTCGTAGAGCCGCGCCGTGGAGGCGCCGGGCTTCATCTTCAGCCAAACCTGATAGGGCTCGAGCGCGAGCTGGAACTGAATGCGAGACAGATGGCCGACGATGAGCATCGGCATGCTGCCTGAGACGGAGTCTTGAGAGGCCTGCAACCCGCCTGCCGCTCCCGGATTGGGATTGAAGGACGGAAAGAAAGGCAGGATGCCGTATACGACGAACGGCTGCGGATCGATCTTGTCCCAGCCGGCCCAGATCGTGTCGCCGGGCTTCACCTTCTTGTCTTCGGCCAGCGTCTGCGAGATCAGAACCGCGCGCGGATCCGGGGCGATCAGATTGAGATAATCGGCCAGCGGATAACGGAGGATGGAGTCGCCGAACCAGGCCGTCGCTCCGAAATCATCACTATCGATGCCCATGAGCTCGGCGGTGCCGCCGCTTCCGCCTGCAGTGAAGGCGGCATCCTTCTTGATGAACACCTTCGCCGCGTGCTCGACTCCGGGCAGGGCCGGGTAGGCGTCGAAGGGAGGCTCCGTGTAATGGACGACGGGCGAATCGGCCCCGGCAGCCTTGGCTTCTCCGCCGCCAGGCGAGTAAGCCGAAGCGTCCGCCGGCACATCGGACTGCCAGGGGCCGGAGAGGACGAAATCCGCTCCGTTGCGATACCGGATCTGTTCCTCGCGGTTGTTGTTGATCGTTCTGGCCGCCCCCGCGCTGAACACGCCGGAGGCGATGGTCAGGATGAGGAAGAGCATGAGGAACTGGTACTGGACGAGAGAGCGGCCCACCTGGATCAGGGAAGCGTACCAGGACGGCGGCCACCAGCGGCGTCCGAGCCTGTAGACGGCGGCGAGCAGCAGCGGATAGAGGCGCAGCAGCAGCAGGCCGGCTCCGATCATGAACAGCGCGGGCACGACGAACTGGAGCGGATCGATCCGCAGGTCTTCCGAGCCGAGTCCGAGCGTCTTCAGGCTGTGCAGCCGTTCCCGGAACGTATAGAGGCCGTAGAAGGAAACGCCGAGCAGGATGATGTCCACGAATGCTTTGCGCCATAAAGGCGTCCGGCCGGCTCTTGCCAGAGACTGCTTGTGGCCGACGATCGTGAAGCGAGTGGCGCGGATGACGGGCAGCAGCGTCATGGCGAAGGCGATGGCGGCCGCCGCTCCCGAATAGGCGAACGCCTCGGCGCCGACATGGACGGGAAGCCTGGAGCGTTGGACGAATTGCAGGAAGCCGCTCGATGCGCCGAGCAGCTCCGTCAATCCGGCTGCGAGGTACGGTCCGGCCGCGAAGGCGGCTCCGGCTATCATCAGCCCTTCGGCGGCGAACGCAGAGATGATCTGCAGCCTCGAAGCGCCGCGGCTGCGCAGGACGGCGATCTCGTTCTTCTGCCTGCCGGCGATGAGTTCGGACACCATGTACATATAGAATGCCAGCATGATCAGCACCGGGATGTCGAGGGACCACATCAGCGTCGCGAGGCGCTGCGACCGCTCTCCATAGCTGTCGATCGCCGCTGCGGCCGGGACGTCGAACTTGGTTTGGCTGACCGGGACGAGCTTGCCTGCAGCGCTCCGGATCGCCTGATCGGTGCTCAGGAAAGGCTCGATACCGCGCAGCGTCATCTTCGTGTAGTCCAGCACGAAATACCAGCTGGCGGAGAATAGGGGAGCCTTGCGGGCAGCCAGCATCTCCTTGGCGAACAAGCCTTCATCCATGACGAAGACGCGGTTGTAATCATCGAGCGACGGGTCGCGGAAGAAGAGGTCGCCTTCCTGCTGGACGCCGAAGCTGCCGACGGGCTTAAGGCGCAGATGCAGGTTGCGGCTGTCGTCATCAAGCCTGACGATCCGGCCGAGCACGAAGTCGAGCTCCTGAAGCGTCCGCTGGTTGACCATGACCTCATAGGCGCCGTCCGCATCCGGCTGCGGTGAAGGCAGCCGGCCGTCGATCAGGCGGATATGATCCTGGATGCCGCTGACGGAGCGGATGGCTCCGGTAGGCTTGAGCTGCTTGGGATCGGCGGCGGAGCCTTCCACCTCCAGCACGAGCTGTTCGGTCTGCAGCTCGGTCGCAGCCTGCTTGAGCGGCAGTCCGAAGCCGGGGACAGCCTCGTCATTCATGAAGCGGTCCAGGCTGGAGACGGCCTGGAGCTTCTTATCCGCCTTCATGTCCATCAAGGTGATTTTGGAGAAATAGGTGCCGGAATGCACGCCCGAATCCTGCTGCCGCCTCTCCAGGTCCTTCACGAGCATGCGGGAGAGGATGGCGTCGGAGTAGACCGGCATGGTGCTGACGAGGCCGGTCGTCAGCACCATGCCGAGAAGCAAGCTGGCGGCCAGCCATCTGTTGTTCGCCAGCTTGCGGAAGATCATCGTCAGCAGGGCCATGTCCAGGCCTCCTCTATGAGCGGGGTGAGAGAGCGGTTATTGCAGGACAATGACCTGCCCCTCCTTCAGGCCTTTCAAAATCTCGACGTCGGTGGAGCTGGAGATGCCGGCTTCGACATCGGCTTCCCGCAGCCGCTTGCCGTCCTCCAGCAGCCGGACGAACGTCCGTCCCTGGTAAGTCCGCAGGCCGCTCTTCGGAATGACGAGCGTATTTTTGCGCTGCTCGGTGATGATGAGGATGCTTGCCTGCGTGCCGATCTCCACATTGCCGGGCAAGCCCTGGACGCTCAGGTACAGGGTGGAGGCGTATTTGTCCGCCAGCGCCTTGTTCGGCGTCTGCGGAGCCGAATCCGGCGTCTGCACGACTTTGGCGGCATAGGTGTTGTCCCCGATCTTCACTTCGGCCGGCGAGCCGAGCTTGACGCCGCCGAGGTCTCCTCCGGAATCGAATCCCATTGCGAGCCGCAGCCTGGACGGATCCGAGACGACGGCCAGCGTCTGGTAGGGCGCGACGGGATCTCCTTCCTGGAGCGAATCGGCAAACGTGACGACGCCGCTGAGCTTGGAGCGGATGACGGTATGCTCCAGCCGCTCCTTCAATCTCGCGTATTTGAGCC encodes:
- a CDS encoding ABC transporter ATP-binding protein gives rise to the protein MIHCEGLVKIYKAAGLEVFALQGLDLEVEAGELMAIIGNSGSGKSTLLNMLGGLDRPSAGKLVVNGRDMLKMSERDLVAYKRSSVGFVWQNNARNLIPYLTAQENVELPLLLGGKPRRERALELLEAVGLGHRRGSKLHQLSGGEQQRVAVAIALAGGPRLLLADEPTGSLDSRMSDQILDLFRDLNRTTGITIVIVTHDPLLARKVERVVAIRDGKTSSEMIRRKSYAEELLELEQGIAPGARDEADSHVEYAVLDKAGRLQVPASYLESIGAKDRNKVKLELADGAIRLTAPDERN
- a CDS encoding ABC transporter permease; protein product: MALLTMIFRKLANNRWLAASLLLGMVLTTGLVSTMPVYSDAILSRMLVKDLERRQQDSGVHSGTYFSKITLMDMKADKKLQAVSSLDRFMNDEAVPGFGLPLKQAATELQTEQLVLEVEGSAADPKQLKPTGAIRSVSGIQDHIRLIDGRLPSPQPDADGAYEVMVNQRTLQELDFVLGRIVRLDDDSRNLHLRLKPVGSFGVQQEGDLFFRDPSLDDYNRVFVMDEGLFAKEMLAARKAPLFSASWYFVLDYTKMTLRGIEPFLSTDQAIRSAAGKLVPVSQTKFDVPAAAAIDSYGERSQRLATLMWSLDIPVLIMLAFYMYMVSELIAGRQKNEIAVLRSRGASRLQIISAFAAEGLMIAGAAFAAGPYLAAGLTELLGASSGFLQFVQRSRLPVHVGAEAFAYSGAAAAIAFAMTLLPVIRATRFTIVGHKQSLARAGRTPLWRKAFVDIILLGVSFYGLYTFRERLHSLKTLGLGSEDLRIDPLQFVVPALFMIGAGLLLLRLYPLLLAAVYRLGRRWWPPSWYASLIQVGRSLVQYQFLMLFLILTIASGVFSAGAARTINNNREEQIRYRNGADFVLSGPWQSDVPADASAYSPGGGEAKAAGADSPVVHYTEPPFDAYPALPGVEHAAKVFIKKDAAFTAGGSGGTAELMGIDSDDFGATAWFGDSILRYPLADYLNLIAPDPRAVLISQTLAEDKKVKPGDTIWAGWDKIDPQPFVVYGILPFFPSFNPNPGAAGGLQASQDSVSGSMPMLIVGHLSRIQFQLALEPYQVWLKMKPGASTARLYEGISHAGLNLTSIVNTRDELARAKNDPFFMALNGILTLGFLISILVAFAGFMLYWILTLKGRTLQNGVLRAVGLSLRQLIGMLALEQLLTSGTAVLIGMAAGYSASRLFVPHFQLAFDPAALVPPFRVILAAGDFAKLYGMVGMTLLIGLAVLGIMLSRSRIHQALKLGED
- a CDS encoding HlyD family efflux transporter periplasmic adaptor subunit gives rise to the protein MPKSVSLSAAAALLVLSLAASGCSLLPREEAELKPPLVKPASENYRTAEAAKGTVQKEVSGTGAFESLSTDRAQLSGQGGRLEKIEVQAGDRVQAGDVLARLLVDGLDLQVKEQELAAERASYALKLMPSSDKEGRRLAGLQLDIERLKYARLKERLEHTVIRSKLSGVVTFADSLQEGDPVAPYQTLAVVSDPSRLRLAMGFDSGGDLGGVKLGSPAEVKIGDNTYAAKVVQTPDSAPQTPNKALADKYASTLYLSVQGLPGNVEIGTQASILIITEQRKNTLVIPKSGLRTYQGRTFVRLLEDGKRLREADVEAGISSSTDVEILKGLKEGQVIVLQ